One Betta splendens chromosome 8, fBetSpl5.4, whole genome shotgun sequence DNA segment encodes these proteins:
- the wizb gene encoding protein Wiz isoform X1 — translation MEPEGRARTPGTSYGPPALTSARGFLSCTSKSSRSPAVSGGQMSARRSRRRSRDEGSDPTEGVDPERRFRSSAFPWSLSWDSDSEKEALDEEELQHFSNPHGLAAHSPGSPSSGLRFDRGDEHEAEHLHSQSPTHGRRSSASARTGGPDGARPGPARRLSDGDVWSVCEEPEEETGLEAKERDVYSFPGDSDPESPPPAPWAHCTFVQRCKKKRVLLRPFSGLGSAKRSAPEAGWRRGEGPLKSKRAEAAQSSRAGGEYDFEEAVFEEGAMEEPGKFPHRAGNEARAGPVQIFTCVECSIYFRKQAHLQEHMVEHSRRLGKAGRFRCAECGWSLPSRPALTGHHKRHQESRRKILEEIEKLNESGKQPLTGLDPETGSVPTPSKVYSEPAPTPEPGSAVTVPDKSPPHPVRPPAQTRSVSAHRRRFICSKCNFSTRTPQALANHSKTHNRKGAALQAALARGHCAFLTSSQTRLTEQHTLVHPGEVSSSVEEPGSNDPATGSDPAQGKRQQRAAASEGSTMAEPALARLTGRLAGRRVFNSRRGRTLIREVEPRPHGHGPHSSEEDGPDEGRDTEPTQQGSNSPGAPTPDVGALARTGDGSAAASLPAKTNTRAEGPGPGPGPGPGPCAGPAPGDGPGPWPGPGDGPGLGSGPEPEPGLGPEPGLEPEPGTDAKVRFLRRSSRVAAAAADSDGEDDSDGEDHGEERQRFLSGGVSGDDDEADEALRCVERKCPYCPERFHNGIGLANHVRGHLNRVGVSYNVRHFISPEEVNAIEKKFSYQKKKKKVANFDPDTFSVMHCEFCSAGFDTRAGLSSHARAHLRDFGITNWDVTVSPIHILRELFSSRPDLVLPTAPPRSLASPQQEGEELEEEQGGEGDTSERTVSSASPPLWKQSGGEEEEAAEEDDDEERQLPALDALSTADSDAPSPREDADAKVHDLRCEVCGARFETRRGLSSHARSHLRQLGIGVSESSGAPIDLLYRLARERHADPEAAAAPRGPGGADDMDLEQKPNPFSILATPAAPAASPAASPGPPRSAPPSPVVRKAPISSLLPASSALHKAGALKALSSSLSAPAPVAAAKPLWAPQESDAPLNLALDVDPNKDIVCQLCGAWFETRKGLSSHARAHLRHFGVEYSESKGSPIDLLNQLIQSEDFKHKAGALQLDAPASLHHKGAADGGGATSTAPSASGPPAKRPKSSSMQLFRLSSGELMALPHSEPPKEIGCEFCGEYFENRKGLSSHARSHLRQMGITEWSVNGSPIDTLRDLIARRGLPCALPLKASSPGPPRSPLSTASSPLGRHPFTFARPSSPTPPPLLLKMKPEPEQLEVSSQGAEGRSQSFSSWRSSDGGFPLNLALAHDAEPTRDIRCEFCGEYFENRKGLSSHARSHLRQMGITEWSVNGSPIDTLREVMHKRGLGASSSERGVKKESGQGPGGPPWDSVAGAGAGAGAPEASAASGHPAAKLRKSPLSVLQTGPRPHKHGPAAGPSAGKLFRVSPLGKRPLSEGETPHSPPLQPKTFPPLPHDFSFKTKASPDKHGHQDPSCELCGFYFENRKALASHARAHLRQFGVTEWCVNGSPIETLSAWMRSRPQKVLEMHRSYMQGSRSALKKKAPCSPSSSQWSSSLAVSLVRPLSEAAHGSSKDGDAGANRAAPTRPGLQLQAQVARSELNVRLPRGFERRPLKHPSCPDGAERDPPKPPRTGTIPALVPKPPTYPLVKLVGKFYTLKCRFCEVEFHGPLSVQEDWIRHLQQHILKMNYNKPSAPKSTSTEAPDRAPALTPDRSPTPTGTAAPSRRCLTPLAIVAAPDVVKASEEQPLTPTPLTPTPLTPTPLTPTPLTPTPLTPTPLTPTPLTPTPLTLTPTPLPLTPTPLPLTPTPLTPTPLTPTPLTPTPLTPTPLTPTPLTPTPLTPTPLTPPTQSS, via the exons ATGGAGCCAGAAGGGCGAGCCCGGACCCCAGGGACCAGCTATGGGCCCCCAGCCCTGACCTCAGCCCGAGGCTTCCTCAGCTGCACCTCCAAG TCCTCACGCTCTCCAGCTGTGAGCGGCGGTCAGATGTCTGCCAGACGTTCGCGGCGCCGCTCCCGAGACGAGGGCTCTGATCCGACCGAAGGCGTGGACCCGGAGCGGAGGTTCAGGTCCTCGGCGTTTCCCTGGTCCCTGAGCTGGGACTCGGACTCGGAGAAGGAAGCCCTGGATG aggaggagctgcagcacttcTCTAACCCTCACGGTCTGGCTGCTCACAGCCCAGGATCTCCTTCTTCTGGACTCAG ATTTGATCGCGGCGACGAGCACGAAGCTGAACATCTGCACTCACAGAGTCCGACTCACGGGcgccgcagcagcgccagcgccaGGACAGGGGGACCCGacggggcccggcccggcccggcccggcgct TGTCGGACGGTGACGTCTGGAGCGTTTGtgaggaaccagaggaggagacgggcctCGAGGCCAAGGAGAGAGACGTGTACAGCTTCCCTGGGGACTCGGACCCCGAGAGCCCGCCTCCCGCCCCCTGGGCTCACTGCACATTCGTTCAGCGCTGCAAGAAGAAGCGGGTTCTGCTCAGGCCGTTCTCTGGACTCGGCAGCGCCAAGCGCTCGGCGCCTGAGGCCGGCTGGCGCCGGGGAGAGGGGCCTCTAAAGTCCAAACGGGCCGAGGCAGCGCAGTCCAGCCGAGCCGGAGGCGAATATGATTTCGAGGAAGCAGTCTTTGAAGAGGGAGCGATGGAAGAGCCGGGAAAGTTCCCACACAGAGCAGGGAACGAGGCCCGGGCCGGGCCGGTCCAGATCTTCACCTGTGTGGAATGTAGCATTTACTTCAGGAAGCAGGCCCACCTGCAGGAGCACATGGTGGAGCACAGCAGGCGTCTGGGGAAGGCCGGCCGGTTCCGCTGCGCCGAGTGCGGATGGAGCCTGCCGAGTCGCCCGGCGCTGACGGGTCATCACAAGCGACACCAGGAGTCCCGTCGGAAGATTCTGGAGGAGATCGAGAAGCTGAATGAAAGCGGGAAGCAGCCGCTGACGGGCCTGGACCCCGAAACAGGCTCTGTTCCGACTCCCAGCAAAGTGTACTCGGAACCAGCGCCAACTCCAGAACCCGGCTCAGCAGTTACCGTCCCAGACAAAAGTCCTCCACACCCGGTCCGACCTCCAGCTCAGACCCGAAGCGTCTCTGCCCATCGCCGTCGCTTTATCTGCAGCAAGTGTAACTTCAGCACCAGAACCCCCCAGGCTCTGGCAAACCACTCCAAGACCCACAACAGGAAAGGAGCTGCCCTCCAGGCGGCGCTGGCCCGCGGCCACTGTGCCTTCCTGACGTCCAGTCAGACCCGACTCACGGAGCAGCACACTCTGGTTCACCCAGGGGaggtcagcagcagcgtggaggaGCCTGGGTCCAATGACCCGGCCACGGGTTCTGACCCAGCCCAAGGCAAACGCCAGCAaagagctgctgcctctgagggCAGCACAATGGCGGAACCAGCCCTGGCTCGGCTCACCGGTCGACTCGCGGGTCGCAGGGTTTTtaacagcaggagaggaaggactTTAATCCGAGAGGTTGAGCCGAGACCGCACGGTCACGGGCCGCACAGTAGCGAAGAAGACGGGCCGGACGAAGGTCGGGACACTGAGCCGACCCAACAAGGGTCCAACTCGCCCGGAGCACCGACACCCGACGTCGGAGCGTTGGCCAGGACAG GTGACGGTTCAGCCGCCGCGTCGCTGCCTGCGAAGACCAACACGAGGGCCGAGGGGCCCGGGCCCGggcccggacccggacccggaccctgTGCTGGGCCGGCGCCTGGGGATGGGCCCGGACCCTGGCCTGGACCTGGGGACGGACCCGGATTGGGGTCTGGAcccgaacctgaacctggacttGGTCCGGAGCCGGGTCTGGAGCCGgagccagggaccgatgcaaaGGTTCGGTtcttgaggaggagcagccgcgtcgctgccgctgctgcagacagcGACGGCGAGGACGACAGCGACGGCGAGGACCACGGCGAGGAGCGACAGCGCTTCCTGTCGGGAGGCGTCTCGGGCGACGACGACGAGGCCGATGAGGCGCTGAGGTGCGTGGAGAGGAAGTGCCCGTACTGCCCCGAGCGCTTCCATAACGGCATCGGACTGGCCAATCACGTGAGGGGACACCTGAACCGAGTGGGCGTCAGCTACAACGTGCGTCACTTCATTTCGCCGGAGGAGGTCAACGCCATCGAGAAGAAGTTCTCGtaccagaagaagaagaaaaaag TTGCCAACTTTGACCCAGACACGTTCAGCGTGATGCACTGCGAGTTCTGCAGCGCCGGGTTCGACACCCGGGCCGGGCTCTCCAGCCACGCCCGGGCCCACCTCCGGGACTTTGGCATCACGAACTGGGACGTGACCGTGTCACCGATCCACATCCTGAGGGAGCTGTTCTCCAGCAGGCCCGACCTCGTCCTCCCCACCGCTCCCCCCCGGAGCCTGGCCTCCCCACAGCAGGAgggcgaggagctggaggaggagcaggggggggagggggacacGAGTGAGAGGACGGTGAGCTCAGCGTCTCCTCCGTTGTGgaagcagagcggag gcgaggaggaggaagcggctgAGGAAGATGACGATGAGGAGCGGCAGCTTCCAGCTCTGGACGCTCTGAGCACAGCGGACTCGGACGCCCCGTCTCCCAGGGAGGATGCAGACGCCAAGG TCCATGACCTGAGGTGCGAGGTGTGTGGAGCCCGGTTTGAGACGCGCCGCGGCCTGTCCAGCCACGCCCGCTCCCACCTGCGCCAGCTGGGCATCGGCGTGTCGGAGAGCAGCGGGGCTCCCATCGACCTCCTCTACCGACTCGCCAGGGAGCGCCACGCGGACCCGGAAGCCGCCGCGGCGCCTCGGGGGCCCGGGGGCGCGGACGACATGGACTTGGAGCAGAAGCCCAACCCGTTCTCCATCCTGGCGACGCCGGCGGCGCCCGCGGCTTCTCCCGCCGCCTCCCCGGGCCCGCCGCGCTCAGCCCCCCCCTCGCCGGTGGTGAGGAAAGCCCCCATCTCCTCGCTGCTGCCCGCCTCCTCCGCCTTGCACAAGGCCGGGGCGCTGAAGGCCTTGAGCTCCAGCCTCTCGGCGCCGGCGCCCGTGGCGGCAGCCAAACCTCTGTGGGCGCCGCAGGAGAGCGACGCGCCGCTCAACCTCG CTCTGGACGTGGACCCCAACAAGGACATCGTGTGTCAGCTGTGCGGAGCCTGGTTTGAGACCAGGAAAGGCCTGTCGAGCCACGCCAGGGCGCACCTGCGCCACTTTGGGGTGGAGTACTCCGAGTCCAAGGGCTCCCCCATCGACCTCCTGAACCAGCTCATCCAGAGCGAGGACTTCAAGCACAAAGCCGGCGCCCTGCAGCTCGAcgcccccgcctccctccaccaCAAGGGGGCGGCGGACGGGGGCGGGGCCACATCCACAGCTCCCTCGGCCTCCGGGCCGCCCGCCAAGCGGCCCAAGTCCTCGTCCATGCAGCTCTTCCGCCTGAGCAGTGGGGAGCTCATGGCGCTTCCACACA GTGAACCGCCAAAGGAAATCGGCTGCGAGTTCTGCGGCGAGTACTTCGAGAACCGTAAAGGCCTGTCCAGCCACGCGCGCTCCCACCTGCGTCAGATGGGCATCACCGAGTGGTCGGTCAACGGCTCGCCCATCGACACCCTGAGGGACCTCATCGCCCGGCGAGGCCTGCCCTGCGCGCTTCCTCTGAAAGCCTCCTCTCCGGGGCCTCCTCGTTCTCCTCTGTCCAccgcctcctctcccctcgGCCGTCACCCCTTCACCTTCGCCCGCCCCTCCAGCCCGactccgccgccgctgctcctgaAGATGaagccggagccggagcagctggaggtcagcagccagggagcggaggggaggagccagagcttctccagctggaggagctcgGACGGCGGGTTCCCCCTCAACCTGG CCCTGGCTCATGACGCGGAGCCCACGAGGGACATCCGCTGCGAGTTCTGCGGCGAGTACTTCGAGAACCGTAAAGGCCTGTCCAGCCACGCGCGCTCCCACCTGCGTCAGATGGGCATCACCGAGTGGTCGGTCAACGGCTCGCCCATCGACACCCTGAGGGAGGTGATGCACAAGAGAGGCCTGGGCGCGTCCTCCTCGGAGCGCGGCGTGAAGAAGGAGTCGGGCCAGGGGCCGGGCGGTCCTCCGTGGGACAGCgtggccggcgccggcgccggcgccggcgcccccGAGGCCTCGGCCGCGTCAGGACACCCGGCGGCAAAGCTCCGAAAGTCCCCTCTGAGCGTGCTGCAGACGGGCCCCCGGCCGCACAAGCACGGCCCGGCCGCGGGCCCGTCGGCAGGGAAGCTCTTCAGAGTGTCTCCGCTGGGGAAAAGGCCTCTGTCAGAGGGGGAGACGCCCCACTCCCCCCCCCTTCAGCCCAAAaccttccctcctctgcctcatgaCTTCTCCTTCAAGACGAAAGCGTCCCCAGACAAGCACGGACACCAGG ATCCCAGCTGTGAGCTGTGCGGCTTCTACTTTGAGAACCGGAAGGCCTTGGCCAGCCACGCGCGCGCCCACCTCCGGCAGTTTGGCGTCACCGAGTGGTGTGTGAACGGCTCCCCCATCGAGACGCTCAGCGCGTGGATGCGCAGCCGCCCCCAGAAGGTGCTGGAGATGCACCGCAGCTACATGCAGGGCAGCCGCTCCGCCCTCAAGAAG AAAGCCCCgtgctccccgtcctcctcccagtggTCCTCCTCGCTGGCTGTGAGCCTGGTGCGGCCGCTGAGCGAGGCCGCTCACGGCTCCTCCAAGGACGGCGACGCCGGCGCCAACCGGGCGGCGCCGACCAGGCccggcctgcagctgcaggcgcaGGTGGCGCGCAGCGAGCTCAACGTGCGTCTGCCCAGAG GATTTGAACGTCGGCCCTTGAAGCATCCGTCGTGTCCCGACGGGGCAGAGCGAGACCCCCCGAAGCCGCCGCGCACCGGCACCATCCCCGCCCTGGTGCCCAAACCACCCACCTACCCACTGGTCAAACTGGTGGGAAAGTTCTACACCCTAAAGTGCCG ATTCTGCGAGGTGGAGTTTCACGGCCCGCTGTCGGTGCAGGAGGACTGGATCAggcacctccagcagcacatcCTCAAGATGAACTACAACAAACCCTCCGCTCCCAAAAGCACCTCCACCGAGGCTCCGGACCGGGCCCCGGCCCTGACCCCGGACCGCAGCCCCACCCCGACCGGCACCGCCGCCCCCAGCCGGCGCTGCCTTACGCCTCTGGCCATTGTTGCTGCCCCCGACGTAGTGAAGGCGTCAGAAGAGCAGCCGCTGACGCCCACGCCGCTGACGCCCACGCCGCTGACGCCCACGCCGCTGACGCCCACGCCGCTGACGCCCACGCCGCTGACGCCCACGCCGCTGACGCCCACGCCGCTGACGCCCACGCCGCTGACGCTGACGCCCACGCCGCTGCCGCTGACGCCCACGCCGCTGCCGCTGACGCCCACGCCGCTGACACCCACGCCGCTCACGCCCACGCCGCTCACGCCCACGCCGCTCACGCCCACGCCGCTCACGCCCACGCCGCTCACGCCCACGCCGCTCACGCCCACGCCGctgaccccccccacccagTCATCATAA